A single region of the Gemmatimonadaceae bacterium genome encodes:
- the guaA gene encoding glutamine-hydrolyzing GMP synthase: MSSRILILDYGSQYTQLIARRVREARVYSEIHPPTRSLEWIRAWNPAGIILSGGPNSVYGENVPTADRALLDIAPILGICYGMQLIAYIEGGEVKRAGRREYGRAEVRVTEPDEMFAGFEPGEEFSAWMSHGDHIESSPAGYRCTASSEINPLAAFRHETKPIFGVTFHPEVAHTPRGGEIIANFLFGACNAEPSWTAGAFIEDEIAKIRAAVGSSGVICGLSGGVDSAVAAALVHRAIGDRLTCIFVDTGLLRMHERDQVERTFREHLGLRLVTIDAEERFLTALAGIEEPEKKRTAIGHTFIDVFESAAAEVGGEQAFLVQGTLYPDVIESTSPKGGPSVTIKTHHNVGGLKPGMKFKLIEPLRELFKDEVRNVGRELGLPEEMVGRHPFPGPGLAIRVLSDVSKSKLDILREADAIYLEEIRAAGLYDTIWQAFAVLLPVRSVGVMGDERTYENVLGLRAVTSTDGMTADWYPFPHEVLARISNRISNEVTGINRVVYDVSSKPPATIEWE; this comes from the coding sequence GTGAGCAGCCGGATACTCATACTGGACTACGGCTCCCAGTACACGCAGCTGATCGCGCGCCGCGTGAGAGAGGCGCGGGTGTACTCGGAGATTCATCCGCCAACGCGATCGCTGGAATGGATTCGCGCGTGGAATCCGGCAGGGATAATTCTGAGCGGCGGGCCGAACTCGGTATACGGCGAGAATGTTCCCACGGCCGATCGCGCGCTCCTCGACATCGCTCCCATTCTGGGGATCTGCTACGGGATGCAGCTCATCGCGTACATCGAGGGCGGGGAAGTCAAGCGGGCTGGTAGGCGTGAGTACGGTAGAGCGGAAGTACGCGTCACCGAGCCCGATGAGATGTTCGCCGGATTCGAGCCGGGGGAAGAGTTCTCGGCGTGGATGAGTCACGGCGATCACATCGAATCGTCGCCCGCCGGATATCGCTGCACCGCATCGAGCGAGATCAATCCGCTGGCTGCGTTCCGTCACGAGACAAAGCCGATTTTCGGTGTCACGTTTCATCCCGAGGTGGCGCACACGCCTCGCGGGGGCGAGATCATCGCGAACTTCCTGTTTGGCGCGTGCAACGCCGAGCCAAGCTGGACTGCAGGCGCGTTTATCGAAGACGAGATCGCGAAGATTCGGGCCGCCGTCGGCTCGAGCGGAGTGATCTGCGGACTGTCCGGCGGTGTTGACTCAGCAGTGGCGGCCGCGCTCGTGCATCGCGCGATTGGAGATCGGCTGACGTGCATCTTCGTCGACACCGGACTGCTCCGGATGCACGAACGCGATCAGGTCGAGCGCACCTTTCGGGAGCATCTGGGGCTCCGGCTCGTGACCATCGACGCTGAAGAACGATTTCTGACCGCGCTTGCCGGAATCGAGGAGCCGGAAAAGAAACGCACAGCTATCGGTCACACGTTCATTGACGTATTCGAGTCCGCGGCCGCGGAGGTTGGCGGTGAGCAGGCATTCCTCGTTCAGGGAACGCTTTATCCCGACGTGATCGAATCGACTTCACCAAAGGGCGGGCCTTCAGTGACCATCAAGACGCATCACAACGTCGGTGGTCTCAAGCCGGGAATGAAGTTCAAGCTCATCGAGCCGCTGCGCGAACTGTTCAAGGATGAAGTGCGGAACGTCGGAAGAGAGCTTGGCCTCCCGGAGGAAATGGTTGGCCGGCATCCGTTCCCCGGGCCGGGTCTGGCGATCCGAGTGTTGAGCGACGTGTCGAAGTCGAAGCTCGACATCCTTCGCGAAGCCGATGCGATCTATCTAGAGGAGATTCGCGCAGCTGGACTCTACGACACCATCTGGCAGGCATTTGCCGTGCTGCTGCCGGTTCGCAGCGTGGGAGTGATGGGCGACGAGAGAACCTATGAGAATGTGCTCGGCCTTCGCGCAGTGACCAGCACCGATGGAATGACCGCTGACTGGTATCCGTTCCCGCACGAGGTACTGGCGAGAATCTCGAACAGGATCAGCAACGAGGTAACGGGGATAAACCGCGTCGTCTACGACGTGAGCTCGAAGCCGCCGGCGACCATCGAGTGGGAGTGA
- a CDS encoding YfcE family phosphodiesterase, with amino-acid sequence MLVGLIADTHDRLPAISEIVKQFSDRGITLVMHAGDYCAPFSLDPFHEAGLPLLGIFGRNDGDHEGLKAHGALGMATELYESPHSFDVSGHRILLVHDLGEVNKRSIEGHDIVVHGLTHRQETVTRGNTLLVNPGEACGWLTGRCTAAVLDLDTKHVDIVDL; translated from the coding sequence ATGCTCGTTGGACTCATCGCCGACACGCACGATCGGCTTCCAGCGATAAGCGAGATCGTCAAGCAGTTCTCCGACCGGGGGATCACGCTCGTGATGCATGCGGGCGACTACTGTGCACCGTTTTCGCTCGATCCGTTCCACGAAGCGGGACTCCCGCTTCTCGGAATCTTCGGGCGCAACGACGGAGATCATGAAGGTCTCAAGGCGCACGGGGCGCTCGGCATGGCCACGGAGCTGTACGAATCGCCGCACAGCTTCGACGTCAGCGGCCACCGGATTCTTCTCGTCCACGACCTGGGCGAAGTGAACAAGCGATCGATCGAGGGCCATGATATCGTCGTGCACGGCCTGACCCATCGTCAGGAGACTGTCACGCGCGGTAACACGCTGCTCGTCAACCCCGGTGAGGCCTGCGGGTGGCTAACTGGTCGCTGCACGGCCGCAGTGCTCGATCTCGACACGAAGCACGTCGACATAGTCGACTTGTGA